From Mya arenaria isolate MELC-2E11 chromosome 12, ASM2691426v1, the proteins below share one genomic window:
- the LOC128211865 gene encoding vacuolar protein-sorting-associated protein 25-like, protein MGSTEVPWQFNFPPFFTIQPNVDTRKKQLEAWCQLVLDQQRARNSHSLDVNEVHSSIFTNKSINRKLSVDGVIMVLEELRKKGHLEWKDPKTRKEALIMWRTPEEWGKLIYKYITGKSMTNTVCTLFELSNGEETEGEEFHGLELWLLKRALQTLERDGKAELMAFGDSEGVKFF, encoded by the exons ATGGGTTCTACTGAAGTACCTTGGCAGTTCAACTTTCCGCCATTCTTCACAATACAACCAAATGTAGACACGAGAAAAAAACAGCTGGAGGCTTGGTGCCAGCTGGTCTTGGATCAGCAACGGGCACGTAACAGTCATTCACTGGATGTGAACGAGGTTCATTCCTCGATCTTCACGAACAAATCAATCAATCGTAAGTTATCGGTCGATGGAGTCATTATGGTTCTGGAAGAATTGCGGAAAAAGGGCCATCTTGAATGGAAGGACCCTAAGACGAGAAAAGAGGCCCTCATTATGTGGCGGACGCCAGAAGAGTGGGGAAAACTCATATATAA atACATCACAGGAAAAAGTATGACAAACACAGTGTGTACGCTGTTTGAACTCTCTAACGGGGAGGAAACAGAGGGTGAGGAATTCCATGGCCTCGAACTGTGGCTGCTCAAACGTGCGCTTCAAACCCTCGAGAGAGATGGCAAGGCTGAGCTTATGGCGTTTGGTGACAGCGAAGGCGTCAAGTTCTTTTGA
- the LOC128211866 gene encoding U4/U6.U5 small nuclear ribonucleoprotein 27 kDa protein-like: protein MPRSRSRSPKRDRKDRDRSRSRDRERHRRHRRSRSRSRDRRRRSRSRSRDKERRYDKDDRRERRDGGRDGGRDRGREDRSSSQHGSRGHGEESEEDEITFQAVNKNVTAEELEAMPEDEQELMKVMGFSGFDSTKDKQVVGNEHYCANITRKRRYRQYMNRKGGFNRPLDFIA from the exons ATGCCAAGAAGTAGAAGCCGATCTCCAAAACGAG ATCGTAAAGACCGAGATCGATCACGATCCAGAGACAGAGAAAGACATCGCA GGCACAGAAGGAGTCGCTCACGTTCTCGGGATAGACGGAGacgatcaaggtcaaggtcacgggaCAAGGAGAGGCGATACGACAAAGATGACAG gCGTGAACGTCGTGATGGAGGTCGTGATGGAGGTCGTGACAGGGGACGGGAAGATCGTAGTAGCTCTCAACACGGAAGTCGGGGTCATGGGGAGGAAAGTGAAGAAGATGAGATAACCTTTCAGGCTGTTAACAAAAACGTCACTG CTGAAGAACTAGAAGCTATGCCTGAAGATGAACAAGAACTTATGAAGGTCATGGGCTTCTCCGGCTTTGATTCCACAAAG GACAAGCAAGTGGTCGGGAATGAACATTACTGCGCTAATATCACAAGAAAACGCAGATACAG ACAATACATGAACAGAAAAGGTGGATTCAACAGACCTCTGGACTTCATTGCCTAG